The DNA window CTCAGAGTGACTGTTCATGTAttcatttcctcctcttcttctctgcAGAGTCTCGTAGAAAAAATCAAGGGTCATCCAGCCTTGGCAGCCATTGAGACCGTCAACGAGCCGGAGGGTTCCGTGAAGGTAGGtaacttgcaattttttttttcgaaattccAAACAACAATGGtcaatgaataattaaagaatgGTGAACAAAAATATCTCACTTCCTTTGGTAAGAGCTAATAACCACAATAATTGTACATATGTAGATCCTGAGTATAAGATTCTGGAACCCACTTCACTTCTGTTGAACTGAAGAATTCTCTTTTTCCTCcaagcttaaaaggaaaatattaacacCAAaatcgtgtttttgttttttatcccaAAGAATTAGTCAAGTGAAAAGATACAAACGCGACTGTGTCCGACTATAATTCTTTTttgaaacttcttcttctttccaggtTGAATCCAGTTCCGAGTACTGTTATGACACCCAGCTAATTGGCCAGTCAGGAGCAGGATGGACTGGCAAAGGAATTCCTATGGAAAGGTAAGGAATGGAGTCTGACAAAACTGTCGCTCTGTCACTTATGATACTTTTATTTCCCAATAAGGCAATTGTATCTAAGGCGTTCGCTCTCGGTAGATGTGATGGACGTTTCTTCTCTAATTAATGTTCTTTAAACCAcaaaacactgatttcaacagAAATAAACGTCATTCTGAACTGtccatttaaaacaataaattctcACACGAGAGCACCTGTCTGGATCTGTAGTGTACATCTGAAAATGTCTTTATATTGACGACCATAAAACTCTGGGAGCAGCCTGCCTCCTCATCATGTTTGGATTTGGCAAACTTTCCTGAGCCTTCAATCGTAGTCTTAATGGCTGAACTATTAtggatggttctctctctctctctctctctctctctctctctctctgtataaatataatatatatatatatatatatatatatatatatatatatatatatatatatatatatatatgtatacatatatatatatatatgtatatatatatatgtatacacataaatatatatatatatatatatattgtttaaaatgtAACCTTTCCATTTAATTCAAACAGGTGGCTGAAGTTCATTGGTCGACAAAATCAGGTCATCCGTGAAGTCGACTCCGGGCTTTTGGTTACCCTCGGATCTTGGGGTAAAGAGTTCGTGGTCGATGCTTTTTCATCCCCAGTGCTGTCATACATAAAGAAGCTTTGTGTTTATTCTATAAAGTCTCCTGCTGCCGCCTTACACTCAACCCCTTTTACTAACTCCCAAATCTTAttggttttaatgttttattttctctccgcCCGACGCTCAGGTCAGTTCGCCCAGAGCGACGCCTTCTCCAATACTCGCAACCACTACAGCAACGACTGTCTGTACAAGGCGGCAGGCGACAACTCTCACCTTGACTTCTACCAGATGCACTCTTACGACTGGGCGGCTCTTTGGGAGTCCAAACGCCCTTCACGGTAAGGACGGCTTCGGAAGCCGCCAACCGCGCTCTAGGTATATTTAGACCGTGGCCACGACAGGCATTATTCATGCATTCAGTTGATTTTGACAGCATACGAGATGACTTGGACACTAATTAATTCATtagtttatctgtttgtttaataactgatttcctcttctgtatttctgttttcttctgtaacttcttttaaatgagcaccatattctttggaagcgtgaatttcaagtcattgtcTCCTCAGGTAGGCTTCTTCCCTATGAATGTGGTTTtgtcttatgaataataataataataataataataataataataataataataataataataataataataatgaattagtgAAATTCACTGAAACGTTAAATGAAGTATCGGCAAAGGCAGTTTTGCGGACTGCCctagaacaagagcccgtgctagcaataggctggcttaatctaaacttCTAAAGAGAACGAAAGACAGTCCGTCTACTAAGAGGTTTCAGTCTTATTCCGATAAGCGCCAAAGTTCCTTCAATAAAGAACCTCTGATGAAAGAAAcggaattaataagaaaaatacgtTTTATTCTGGAGTGTTTACTTCAGTCAGGAGTGATAGCACTCCTGTCaactatattttttaatgaagaacataatttcatatttgcaCCATACACTCAAAACTGTGATAATCAATAGGATGGAATAacctaaattttttaaatataattttcaatatcaCGGACGAACAGTAACTTCGTTACGTCTATGTCTTCGGCTCAAGAAAtctttttcattaattccttaatcacttttaattccacCGGAAACTGATATCTTTCAgttcagaaataaaacaaaattgatatcCCAGTTAACGATAGGTCGTAGCAAGCACAAACAATTTCAACTGCATCTTATGAAAGTTGATAAACTTCTGCTAAAATGGTCTACAGATTGAAGTAATAATTGCAACAGGTACATTTCTCTTTCCTGACGGCAATAAGTAACTCTGAAGAATACGTTCCTTATTTAGTAATAATCAGAATTACCCCCTTCAGGCATTCATTCCAAGTCGAAGGGATAGCTGTTCAATGATTATCAAGCTGAAAGGACGAAAGAGGATTTCCTTGATCGTTAAGTTCCTTggcatttctttataaaatctatGTTTATCAAAGtgctaataaatgttttcaaaggACAGGcgccacccccctccccctacaaTCCCGTCATTCCCCACCGCGAGACTTCtccattcatgaaaattatcagcTTGAAAACTCATTCGAAGCTTCGTAATGTGTTCTTTCAAAGTCCCACGTCTTAATGATAATCTACTTTAATAccaaaactgtttcatttctaaGCCTAAGCACATATATTACTAAGCATTGTATGCAATACCACAACTAACATCACCATTAACTATATTCATTTGTGTTTGCTGTCTACAAACCAATAATTTCTAATTACTTCATTTCTTAGGTGAGCGCCGATAATTACAACCTCGACAAACCCCTCGTGATTGGAGAATACGCTTCAGTTTGTGCTGCTGGTACTTCTCTCAGGGACTTGTACGAGTATGCCTATACACATGGATACAGCGTAAGTACTGAGAGAGCACAGATGCTTGCTGAAGAAGTTAGGGGAATTTCtgcaaaattctaaataaatattttcgaaTCACATTTATTGATAAAGAAGTATTGCATGCTCTAAAATATATGTGGTAAAACTGTATTTGGTAAATCCCTTTAAGGGCatgtttgtaaaatgaaaataatcaacaacTCGGCTAAATGCCGAAGGCGTCCAGCAAAGGATTATTGTATCTGGAAATGACACTTTCGTGTTCTGCCACGAGAGTAAAGTAACACTTGCCACTAACAACCTATAGACCACAACAATGAATGATCATAACTCTTCATTATAACATAACCTTGGTTTTCCAGATCATATCATTTCTCATTGTCTTTAGACTCCTGCAACCGGGTATAGAAAAGGAGAAGGTTTTCCTTCCTGCCTCGCTACAGAAAAACTCCCATCAAAGTGCTTGGTTGTGAGTTTTTCCCTTCATAATACACAGCACAAACTGTCATGGCCACTACTTTCTGTCTTACAGGGAGGCTGGAGCTGGCACTACACAGCCACAGGTGACTGCAGTGACACACGAGATACGCAGCGTGACGCTCTGGGGCAACTGCATGGAAGGACTGACCATGGCACTGTCAACTTCAACGTTGGCTAAGGCTGCAGTTCCGCCTTCTGATTGGTGATGGTTACGAAATAAAAGATTTCACCTTTAACTGTGTTTTGCCTCCTCTGGGATACCCTTCGCTTCGTATTATCTAAAAACTAACGCCAGAATTAAGGAGTTCGGCAACCAGTAATCAAAGTAGCACATACTGAGAGAAAAGGTCAAATATGTACATTTTACAATCCAGTAAATTTAAACCACTCAAGATATCCAGTATTAGAAATGATCCAATTCTAGCAAGACGAACAGTAAAGTAATATAATACAATACGCATGTACGTACAAGACATCCTCTAATTACAGCAAGGATCTACAACGGATATGATGAGGCTACAATACGAATAAACAAGAACTGTCATGATCTtacaatatatgatataattaagCTGAATGTAAGGATACAGAGCAACAGACTAGACTTAGCTGAGTGTTCTAACAAATTCCTAAGAAATGCTGCCTTTCCAAAGAACTGGATTATTAAATGATTTAAGATCCACACTCACCCAGAtttcttcattatgaaaataagtaattcataagtaaaacgaaaacaatagGGATATTACCATGTATCACAACAAGAGATATTTGTACAGAAACGGAAACACTCagattcagttaataataataataataataataataataataataataataataataataataataattaaataataatataaggaaatATTATACTGAAACAAACTACAAACTTAACatccaagtaaaaaaattattaaaagataaaacaatagtAGAATATAACGTAATCTGGATATAGGCTAACAGTAATTGAAAATTCGATATTAGTAGAAACGTTGTTGCCATATTAATAAACAAGTTTGTTGCCTTATTAACAGAAACGTTTGCTGCCATATTAATAGACAAGTTTGTTTCCATATTAATAGACAAGTTTGTTGCTATATCGACAGGAAAGTTCGCTGCAATATTACAGTATACACTATACTAACAAGTTCCTTTGCCTAAAGGTGACCTGTATGTATGCTAAGTTCGTAATGGGAGTAAGAAGTCTGATGTGAACCTCCAAACGTGAACCACCCTactgaaactgaaaattattgtTGCAATTCCGTTAAAAACTCGGCATTTATACATAatcaaataacatatatttaactAAAATCGCATTGATCAAGAAAAGAGAATTAAGCCATATAATTCGATTATCAAGGTAGTTTTTATGCGTAACATAGGAATCCCTGTACATTAGTTGCACTCACGAATAATTACAGACCGTGTGATATAAGGATTTTTAATGACAtagttaaaaagataaataatacaaTACCATTATAAACTCGGCgttttaccttaaaaataaacaaaacatcttTACTCAGTTTATGAATGATTTCAGATTATCAGGTTATGCGGAAGACGATGCATACTGTTTACATCATCCACAATCTGTTTACGCAGTAATGATATGATAGCCTTGGCATAATCAGTTGAAGTTCACAATAACCgataattttttgcatttcagtACATCACTTTTGACCTTGGAGACCTTTCCTTCCGTTTTAAATGTTAACATGAAACTCATGaactttgtttatgtattattatttatcttccgCCCTTTTTCGCATTTCCGTGAAAGTCATTTTAAGTCGTCTAATAAATTAAGCTTCAGTATGAAAAAGGTTATAGTATCTCAGCATTCAGTATCAGATTCTAACAAGAAGAGGCTTCACTTCATGCAGTCATTGTTTCAGTGTACATTAAAAAAGCTTTCTTCCAGATGAAAGGAAAAGTGTTTGCTGTACACCTTTCTCtgctcatatattatatatatatatatatatatatatatatatatatatatatatatatatatatatatatatatatatatatatatatatatatatatatatatatatatatatatatatatatacacactagctgaTCAACCAGGTGCTGtcggggaaaactctgaatgatagtCTGCGtgtaggggaagggaagggaaaagggaaaagggaaagggggaaggggagggggaggggaagggggaggggaggtagaAGGAAGAGATGCAAAGCTTTGTGTtgatggtccgactgacagttctacttttttcaagCGAACGTTCAACCTTCGAACAGTCATCGTGAACtgacaggcattactgtgctgtctgtcccttttacaaAGGTAtgactgttctgtctgtcccatttatccaggtattactgtgatgactgtcccttttatccagaaattactgtggtgactgttccatttatccaggtattactcttctgtatgtcccttttatccagatattactatgatgactcttctttttatccaggtattactgtggcgaccgtcccttttatctaggtatcacagtggtgactgtcccttttatccaaatattactatgctgtctgacacctttaaacaggtattgctgtggtgactgtcccttttattcaggtattactctaccgcctgtcccttttatccaggtactactgagGTGACTCcctcttatccagatattactatgccgtctgtcccctttaaccaggtattactctgctgccTGTCCCTTTGTCCAGATACtactgtactgactgttccttttatccaggcattactgtggtgactgtcccttttacatagttattactgtggtgactgtcccttttatatagttattactgtggtgactatcccttttatccagttgttactgtgctgtctgacacctttaaacagatattactgtcctgtctgtacattttatccagttattactgtggtgactttcccttttatccagttattactgtgctgttgccctgtttatacaggtattactgtggtgactgtaccttttacccaagtattactgtgctgtttgtccattttatctaggtattactgtggtggctctCCGTTATATCCatatgttactgtggtgactgtcccatttatccagttattactgtgctgtctgacctatatatccaggtattactgtgttgactgtcccttttatccagatatttctgtGGTGGCTGGCCCTTTTATTcgggcattactgttctgtctgtcacctttaaccaggtattactgtgctgtctgtcctttttatctaggtattaatgtggtgactggtacttttatccaaatattactgtgatggctgtacattttatccagatattactgaggtggctgtccattttatccgggtattac is part of the Macrobrachium rosenbergii isolate ZJJX-2024 chromosome 9, ASM4041242v1, whole genome shotgun sequence genome and encodes:
- the LOC136841794 gene encoding mannan endo-1,4-beta-mannosidase-like — protein: MKAILVLTAIAALAGPAACGRLQVSGKDLTYNGEKVFLSGCNFAWNNYGYDFGNGKYDGTLEQWASEIGGAGGNSVRAWVHVEGDNTPIYDSNGYVTKCDNTGDFENDVLKLLNAAQSHDVLVVLTLWNGAYLNNQNTINLIWDDSKLESYVQNCLKSLVEKIKGHPALAAIETVNEPEGSVKVESSSEYCYDTQLIGQSGAGWTGKGIPMERWLKFIGRQNQVIREVDSGLLVTLGSWGQFAQSDAFSNTRNHYSNDCLYKAAGDNSHLDFYQMHSYDWAALWESKRPSRLNADNYNLDKPLVIGEYASVCAAGTSLRDLYEYAYTHGYSGGWSWHYTATGDCSDTRDTQRDALGQLHGRTDHGTVNFNVG